DNA from Thermococcus argininiproducens:
TTGATCGAGCCCCTAAAGGAGCTCGGCTTTAAGAACTGGACTGACTTTAAGGAACCTGATGTTTGGGTGTTCAGGAAGGAGCTTTAATCCACGAACGAAAATATTTATAGCTCTTGCATGAGTACAAACAGCAGGTGAGAGGATGAAATCAAGGCTTTACTACCTCTTCATTTTCACAACAGTGATAAGAATCATAGGCGATGCTATAGAAGGAGTGGCTTTGCCGTGGCATCTCCTCAACGAGACCAGCTCGCTTCTTAGCGTGGCGGGCTACTCTTTAGCTTCCATGCTCCCCTGGGTCATAGCACCACCCTTAATGGGCCGCTTTCTTGATAAGACTGAGAAAAAAGTTAGGCTCGCTTTTCTTGCATTGCTTATTCAGTCTTTCTTTGCTCTAACAATAATAAAGTTCGCTTCAAATATTTGGGCCTTTTATATTTTAATTTCACTGATCTCGGCTCTTGATGTTCTTCATAGATACTTCGGATTTATGCTTATAGCTTCCATGACTCTTGAGGAGTCTGAGCTTCAAAAGCTCAATGCAAAAGTGCAAACCGTTGGAGAGGTAACTTCCCTTCTTATGTTCCCCGTTGTGGGTTATCTTGCTTACCTCTTTGGGATTAAGCTTATGCTTTTGGATGCACTTTTTCTCTTAATTGGGGCTCTGCTTCTCATTCCATATGTCAACGTTCCAGTGAGGCGAGAAGAGACAATTGGAGAGGGAAGTAAATCAACTCAACCTAAAATTTCCCACAGAATCGTTTTTGTAGGGATTGTTTTAGTCCTGGTTTTCAACTTTGCAGTGGCTCCAGCAAGGATTTTCGTTTTTAATGCTCTCAAAAACTTTAACAAAGGGGAATTTGTTTACGGTCTGCTCAACTCAGTTGGGACTCTAGGAAGCCTGGCTGGTGCTGCGGGAATAACCATCTTTGCCTACAAGCATAAAATTGGAATCTCAAAACCCCTTCTCATTGGAATGTTGCTTGAAAGCCTAGCGGTTCTGCTTTTAGGTTTGCCTTCGTTGGTTCTGCTCTTTGTTGGAATGTTGCTCTTGAACCTTGGAAGACAAAT
Protein-coding regions in this window:
- a CDS encoding MFS transporter, with amino-acid sequence MKSRLYYLFIFTTVIRIIGDAIEGVALPWHLLNETSSLLSVAGYSLASMLPWVIAPPLMGRFLDKTEKKVRLAFLALLIQSFFALTIIKFASNIWAFYILISLISALDVLHRYFGFMLIASMTLEESELQKLNAKVQTVGEVTSLLMFPVVGYLAYLFGIKLMLLDALFLLIGALLLIPYVNVPVRREETIGEGSKSTQPKISHRIVFVGIVLVLVFNFAVAPARIFVFNALKNFNKGEFVYGLLNSVGTLGSLAGAAGITIFAYKHKIGISKPLLIGMLLESLAVLLLGLPSLVLLFVGMLLLNLGRQILNISFDSLFQRIIPLEKLGTYKGIFDSLATLIIPLSQLTFAWLIEHEIGVLALAAGVFGLGVLSTMGFFILIYSTKKMGFTKEKA